The DNA window CGGGGCCGCCGTAGACGATAAGCCGCCAGGCGCTGGCCGCCAACTGGTCGACTTGTTTTTGGGCCCAGGCCAGCGCCTCGCCGCGCGCCGAATGAGTCTCCAGACGTGTTCGCGACACCTCCGCCCCGTTCCATTCGGAATCAGACCGCTCCCATGCCCCGCGCGGCGACTGAAAGGCCTCGACCAGACGCAGAAAGGTGGCGCGTCCCACTCCCGGCAAACGCGACAGCGCCAGCCAGTATTCGGCGTCGACTGGAAAGCGGGGATCGGAGACGGACATGACGGGTAATGAGAATACTCGGCCTGAGGGGCGGCGATCACTTTGTCATTCTGCGCCCGGCCGCGTCACAACTTCGCCGGGCAATAGCAACTGGTCAAGCGATTGCAGGACCGGCTCGATGCCGCGCCCGGTCATGGCGGAGATGGCAAAGTCGGCGAACGGGTAATCGGCCAGATCAACCGATCCTCCCGGCAGCAGGTCGATCTTATTGAGTACGACCCGACGCGGCTTTTCCAGCAGCAGGGGGTCGTACGCCTGCAGTTCCGCAAGCAGGTGCGCCAGATCGTCGCCCGGAGAATCGGCTGTGATATCCAGGACGAACAGCAAGACGCGTGTGCGTTGGATGTGGCGGAGGAAGCGGAAGCCAAGTCCCTTTCCCTCATGCGCGCCATCGATCAGTCCGGGCAAATCGGCCACGGTGTAAGTACGGAAGTCGTGGCGCTCGACCACACCCAACTGCGGCTGGAGGGTGGTGAAAGGATAGGCGGCGATCTTCGGCTCGGCGGCCGAGACGGCTTTCAGGAAGGTGGATTTCCCCGCGTTGGGGTAGCCGACCAGGCCGACATCGGCGATCAGACGGAGTTCGATTTTGATCAGCCGCGACTCGCCGGGCATGCCCGACTGGGCGCGGCGCGGCGCCTGCCGTGTGGCGGTCTTGAAGTGGGCGTTGCCCTTGCCGCCGGCGCCGCCCCGCGCGATGATCGCCCGCTCGCCCGGATGAATCAGTTCGGCCAGCAGGCGCCCCTCTTCCTGATCGAAGATCAGGGTGCCGGGGGGCACGCGGATGATGGCGTCGGCGCCCCCGGCGCCGGCGCGCAGGGCACCGGAACCGTGCTCGCCGTTCCTGGCGCGGATGTGTTTCTTGTATCGCAAATCCAACAAAGTGGCCAGGTTGGGATCGACTTCGGCGACCACATCCCCGCCCTTGCCGCCGTCGCCGCCGTCGGGCCCGCCTTTCGGCACGAATTTCTCGCGGCGAAACGACACACAGCCGGCCCCGCCGCGACCGGCGCTGATGCGCACAATGACTTCATCGACGAATTGCATCGCGCCTCGGGGGAACGTGATGGGTGCGCCTACGACGACATCAGCGCGGACACGTTCTCGCTTAACTTATCCAACGGGATGTTGCGGTACAGGCGTCCGCCGTGCGCCAGCGAGATCTGGCGGGTCTCCTCCGAAACGACGATGGCGATCGCGTCGGAGACTTCAGTGATTCCCACCGCGGCCTTGTGGCGCATGCCGAAGAGGTCGGCGTACTCCTCGTTGAGCGTCAACGGCAGCGTGCAGGCGGCCGCGTTGATGTTCTCGCCACGGATGATGACCGCGCCATCGTGCAGCGGCGAATGCGGCGTAAAGATGGTGACCAGCAGTTCGGCCGAGACCTTGGAATTGACGAACTTGCCAGTCTCGGCGATGTTGCGCAACCCAACATCGCGTTCGATCACAATCAGCCCGCCCCATCCCAGTTCGGTCAGCCGCTCCACCCCGCGGATGACCTCGTCCATCGAGGTGCTGTCCTGAATGCGCAACAGCGACCGGAAGAGGCGCGACTGGCCGATCTGCGCCAGCGCGCCGCGCAATTCCGGCTGGAACACCACCACCAACACGATGAAGCCCACAGTCGCCAGGTTGGTGAACAGCCAACTCACGCCGCGCAACTGAAACCAGAGCGCCAGAAAGGCAAGCACACCGACGAGCATGAGACCCGCCACGATGTGCGCCGAACGTGTCCCCTTGACCAGCAGGAACATCCGGTAAAAGATGTACGACACCACCAGCACATCGATGAGGTCGATGAGACGGAACTGAAGAAAACCGATGTGGAACAGTTCCACCGTCCCTCCGCGGCCGAGTGGGCAACGTGCACCGCATAATACGCACGCCGCGCGCCGCGGTCAATCAGGCCCGCCCACCCAATCAGCGAGGCCGGAGGGCAGCGTGCACCGTCAATGCCTGACGGGTGGCGGCCACATCATGAACGCGCACGATCGCCGCGCCGGCATCCACGGCAGCCAGCGCGGCCGCCAGCGAGCCGGGCAGGCGGTTGTCCACCGCGGCGCCGGTCAGATGGCCGATGAACGATTTGCGCGAGGCCCCGATCAGCACCGGATAACCCAGCGAGGTCAGGCGCGGAAGGTGTCGCAAAAGGGCCAGGTTGTGTTCGAGCGTCTTGCCGAAACCGATGCCCGGATCCAGGATGAGCCTGTCGCGCGCGATCCCGATCGCATCGGCGGTGCGCGCCCGGTCGGCGAGGAAGCCGCAGACCTCCCCGACCACGTCATCATAGTGGGGCGCACTCTGCATGTCGCGCGGCGTGCCGAGCATGTGCATGAGCACCGTCGGGCAGCCGCGGCGCGCGGCGAGGACGGCCATCGCTGGATCATCACGCAACGCCGAGATGTCGTTGATCCAGCTTGCCCCGGCGTCGAGCGCGGCTTCGGCGGCCTGCGCGCGGGTGGTATCGATGGAGATCGGCCCGTCCCAGAAGCGACGAATCGCCTGGATTACGGGCACCACACGCTCGATTTGCGCCTTCGCGGGCACCGACTGCGCGCCGGGGCGGGTCGATTCCCCGCCGACGTCGATGATGTCGGCGCCCTCTTCGATCATCCGCCGCGCCTGCTCGACCGCATGGACGGGGTCGATAAACTGGCCGCCGTCAGAGAACGAGTCGGGCGTAACATTCAATATCCCCATGATCCAAGGGGATGGACCGGCGGGCCAGAGGGAGTCGGGCATGGGCGCCTCAAGGAAAAGGGGCGCGGTGTTCCGCGCCCCCCAAGGAATGACATTCCGGACGGAGAATCAATTATGCCGGGCTGGCGCCCGGGGCGACGTCACCGAGCGGTCCGACCGGTCGCGGCGTCGTCGGCGCCGGTGTGATGACCGGCGCAGTCTGGCTCTTGGCGGCGGCGGTCTCGGTGACGGGCGGCAGGGCCTCGCCGCGCAACAGGATGTCGATCTGCTCGCCGTCGAGAATCTCGCGCTCCAGAAGCGCCTTGGCGATGGCGTGCAGCTTATCCATGTTCTCAGACAGCAACTTCAGCGCCTTCTCTTCCGATTCGGAGAGGATGCGCTTGACCTCGTCATCGATCATCTGCGCGGTGCGCTCCGAGTAGTCGCGGTGCTGCGCGATTTCACGGCCCAGGAAGATCTCCTCCTGCTTCTTGCCGAAGGTCATCGGGCCGAGTTTCTCCGACATGCCCCACTCGCAGACCATCTTCCGCGCCAGCGCGGTGGCGCGTTCGAGATCGTTGCCGGCGCCGGTGGTCAGTTGGTTGAACACCAGCCGTTCGGCGGT is part of the bacterium genome and encodes:
- the obgE gene encoding GTPase ObgE — its product is MQFVDEVIVRISAGRGGAGCVSFRREKFVPKGGPDGGDGGKGGDVVAEVDPNLATLLDLRYKKHIRARNGEHGSGALRAGAGGADAIIRVPPGTLIFDQEEGRLLAELIHPGERAIIARGGAGGKGNAHFKTATRQAPRRAQSGMPGESRLIKIELRLIADVGLVGYPNAGKSTFLKAVSAAEPKIAAYPFTTLQPQLGVVERHDFRTYTVADLPGLIDGAHEGKGLGFRFLRHIQRTRVLLFVLDITADSPGDDLAHLLAELQAYDPLLLEKPRRVVLNKIDLLPGGSVDLADYPFADFAISAMTGRGIEPVLQSLDQLLLPGEVVTRPGAE
- the cdaA gene encoding diadenylate cyclase CdaA; the protein is MELFHIGFLQFRLIDLIDVLVVSYIFYRMFLLVKGTRSAHIVAGLMLVGVLAFLALWFQLRGVSWLFTNLATVGFIVLVVVFQPELRGALAQIGQSRLFRSLLRIQDSTSMDEVIRGVERLTELGWGGLIVIERDVGLRNIAETGKFVNSKVSAELLVTIFTPHSPLHDGAVIIRGENINAAACTLPLTLNEEYADLFGMRHKAAVGITEVSDAIAIVVSEETRQISLAHGGRLYRNIPLDKLSENVSALMSS
- the folP gene encoding dihydropteroate synthase, translating into MPDSLWPAGPSPWIMGILNVTPDSFSDGGQFIDPVHAVEQARRMIEEGADIIDVGGESTRPGAQSVPAKAQIERVVPVIQAIRRFWDGPISIDTTRAQAAEAALDAGASWINDISALRDDPAMAVLAARRGCPTVLMHMLGTPRDMQSAPHYDDVVGEVCGFLADRARTADAIGIARDRLILDPGIGFGKTLEHNLALLRHLPRLTSLGYPVLIGASRKSFIGHLTGAAVDNRLPGSLAAALAAVDAGAAIVRVHDVAATRQALTVHAALRPR